The following is a genomic window from Armatimonadota bacterium.
ACGCGTTACCGCACCCAATCAAACTCCGAATGCCGCCATGTCAAACCCGGGAGTCAGACTGCGGGGGCTAAGCTTCGTAGTCGAGAGGAGAAGAGTCCAGACCGCCGGCTAAGGTCCCCAAATCGAGCTCAGTGGGCAAGGAGGTGGGACTGCTCAAACAACCAGGAGGTTGGCTTAGAAGCAGCCATCCTTTAAACAACGAGTAACATCGGACTGGTCGAGTGGTTCTGCGCCGAGAATCCAACGGGGCTAAGCTCGATACCGAAGCCGCGGGGAGCGCCGCGAGCGATGCTTGCGGGCTCCGGTAGGGGAGCGTTGCGCAGTAGGTTGAAGCTCCGGCGCGAGCCGGGGTGGACGAGGCGCAAGTGAGAATGCCGGTATGAGTAGCGAAAATTCCGGTGAGAATCCGGGACGCCGAAAACCTAAGGTTTCTTAGGGAAGGTTCGTCCTCCTAAGTTTAGCCGGTCCTAAGCCGAGGCGAGATAGCGCAGGCGATGGACAGCCGGTTGATATTCCGGCGCCACCGATGGGCGGCAAAGACGCGAGGGGGTGACGCCGTGGAGTGAGCCAGCGCACGGAGGGATGTGTGCGTTCAAGCCCGCAGGGAGGGCGCAGGGAAATCCGCGCCAATGACTCCCGAGGGGTGATGAGGAGGAAAGGTTTCGTCCGGACTGAACTGGCGTGATCCGCGGCCGGGAAAAACCTCTAGCGAGTTCATCGGTGACCGTACCGCAAACCGACACAGGTAGGTGGGCAGAGGATGCCAAGGCGCGCGAGAGAACCCTCGTTAAGGAACTCGGCAAAATGACCCCGTAACTTTGGGAGAAGGGGTGCCTTCGGGCTTGAAGGGACGGTGCTTCGGCGCCGCTCCCGGAGGGCCTGGGGGTCGCAGTGAACAGGCCCAAGCGACTGTTTACCAAAAACACAGGTCTCTGCAAAGCCGAAAGGCGATGTATAGGGGCTGACGCCTGCCCAATGCCGGGATGTTAAGGGGAGGGGTTAGCCTGGCTTCGGCCGGGCGACGCTTCGAACCGAAGCACCGGTGAATGGCGGCTGTAACTATAACAGTCCTAAGGTAGCGAAATTCCTTGTCGGGTAAGTTCCGACCCGCACGAACGGCGTAACGACTTGGGCGCTGTCTCAACGAGGGACTCGGCGAAATTGTAGTATCGGCGAAGATGCCGGTTACCCACGACTGGACGGAAAGACCCCGTGGAGCTTTACTACAGCTTGGTATTGGAGCGTGGGATCTCCTGTAGAGGATAGGTGGGAGCCTGTGAAATCCCGACGCTAGTTGGGATGGAGGCAACCTTGGAATACCACCCTTGAGGTCTCGGGCTTCTAACCGCGGCCCCGGTGAGGGGCGGCGGGAGAGTATCAGGCGGGTAGTTTGACTGGGGCGGTCGCCTCCCAAAAGGTAACGGAGGCGTCCAAAGGTTCCCTCAGTGCGGATGGAAATCGCACGCAGAGTATAAGGGCATAAGGGAGCTTGACTGCGAGACGGACCTGTCGAGCAGGGACGAAAGTCGGGCCTAGTGATCCGGCAGTGGCGAATGGAAGCGCTGTCGCTCAACGGATAAAAGCTACCCCGGGGATAACAGGCTTATCTTCCCCAAGAGTTCACATCGACGGGAGGGTTTGGCACCTCGATGTCGGCTCGTCGCATCCTGGGGCCGGATAAGGTCCCAAGGGTTGGGCTGTTCGCCCATTAAAGCGGCACGCGAGCTGGGTTCAGAACGTCGTGAGACAGTTCGGTCCCTATCCGTCGTGGGCGTAAGAAGTTTGCGGGGAGCTGCCGCCAGTATGAGAAGACCGCGGTGGACGGACCCCTGGTGTACCAGTTGTCCCGCCCGGGGCACACGCTGGGTAGCTATGTCCGGCCGGGATAAGCGCTGAAAGCATCTAAGCGCGAAGCCCTCCCCAAGATGAGACTTCTCACCCGTAAGGGGTAAGGCCGCAGGAAGAGTACCTGCTTGATAGGCTGGGGGTGTACGGCGGGCAACCGCCTGAGCTGACCAGTACTAATCGGCCGAGGGCTTGACCCCCCGATCTCAACGCGCTTGACGCTGCGCTTGTCACACCTCTTCGTCCGTCCCGGCGGCGAGGCGTATCGCCTCCCGCCCGCGGTTGACGTCCCACCGTCACCCGTCAATTGAATTCCCGGTGACCACAGCGAGGGGGATCCACCTCTTCCCATTCCGAACAGAGCAGTTAAGCCCCTCAGCGCCGATGGTACTGCTGCCGTAAGGCGGCGGGAGAGTAGGTCGTCGCCGGGATTTTTCTTTGGTCCGGGAGATCACGGTACTGCCGATTGGAGAGCCAATGGCAGAAGAGCACGAGGAAAGGGCACCACAGTCAGGGCATCTGAAAGCTGGTAAAGTCCCGGCAGCTCTCCTGGAGCGGCTGCTGGCACGGATTCCGCGCACAGATCGTCGTGTCGTGCTGTGGCCGGCGGTGGGGGAGGATGCTGCCGCGATCGCGTTCGGCGAGAAGCTGCTGATCGCGAAAACGGATCCCATCACCTTCGCGGCCGACCTCATCGGTTGGTACGCGGTGCACGTTAATGCAAACGACATCGCGACGTGTGGCGCGATTCCCCGTTGGTTCATGGCTACCGTGCTCCTGCCGGAGGGCGCCACCGCGGACATGGCCCAGGCGATATTCGACCAGATCGTGGATGCCTGCGACGGCGCGGATATTGCAGTCGTCGGCGGGCACAGCGAGGTCACGCCTCAGGTGGCGCGACCGGTCGTCGTCGGGTGCATGTTGGGGGAGGTCGAACGCGACGGACTGGTTCGGACGGGTGGGGCACGGCCGGGGGACGCCCTGGTGCTGACGAAGGGAGTCGCGGTGGAAGGGACGGCCGTCCTCGCGCGAGAGGCGGCAGACGAGCTGCGGGCTCGCGGCGTACCCCAAGATGAGCTGCGGGCGGCCCGGCAGTTCCTGTTCTCGCCGGGCATCAGCGTGGTGCGAGAGGCCGCGATCCTGGCGGGCGGCGGTGGGGCCAGCGCCATGCACGATCCCACTGAGGGCGGGCTCGCAACCGGATTGGCCGAGATGGCGGTAGCTGGTGGTCACGGCCTACGGGTGAACGAGGATGCCATCCTCATCCTTCCGGAATGCCGCGCAATATGCGGCGCGCTCGAGCTCGACCCGCTCGGGTTGATCGCCTCGGGGTCGCTGCTCGCCGCAGTTCCCCCAGCGCGAGCCTACCGTGCCGTCGGAGAGCTCGAACAAGCGGGCATCGCGGCTGCCGTCATCGGGGAGGTTCGGCCGCGTGAGGATGGCCTCGTCATGGACTCGGCGCGGGGGGCGCGGCCGCTCCCGCAGTTCGAGCGGGACGAGTTGGCGAGGTACTTCGGCGCCGGCGATGCCTGACGCCGGGGACAGGGAGGCCGGCGGATGGGCTCGCGGGGTACAGCTGCACCGCAGATGTCGCTTCGCTCGGGTCTGACAGCGCGGGCTGGTGGAACCACTCGGCGCGATCCGGCGTCTAACCGTTATGGCGGAGGCACAGTGGTTTCCGACCTCGACTTCGACTCCCTGGCGCGATGTGACAAGGTTCTGTTATAATACCGCTCGACGCAATCATGGCGTACGGGAGGTACCCGATTAAGGTATCAGCCATCATTCCTTCCTACAACGAGGAGCGGCAGATCGGAACCGTTCTGTCCGTGGTGAGAGAAGCAGACGTACTCGACGAGATCCTGGTCGTGGATGACGGATCCACGGACAGGACCCTCGAGATGCTCCCCATAGGCAACGGCGTGCGAGCCCTTCGGCTCCCGCACAATCGCGGGAAAGGCGGCGCGATGTGGGCCGGGGCCGAGAGCACCGACGCCGACATCCTGGTATTCCTGGACGCCGACTTGGTGGGCCTCCGCCCCGAGCATCTCAGGATCATGCTGGAGCCGGTGGCGAGCGGCGAAGCGGATATGTCCGTCGGCGTCTTCCGCCACGGGCGGTACTGGACCGACCTGGCGCAGAAACTGGCGCCGTATATCTCCGGACAGCGTGCGATACGGCGGGAGATGTTCCTGAGCGTGCCTGAAGTGCGCGCGGCCCGCTCCGGGGTCGAGGTCGCGCTGACGCATTTCGCGCGAGTCAACAGTTGGCGCGTTACGTGGGTCACGCTTGCGGGAATAACGCATGTAATGAAAGAGGAGAAGATGGGGGCGCTGCGGGGGGTTCGTGCCCGCCTCGGCATGTACCGGGAGATTGCGCACTACATGTGCTGGGCGCGGTGCCGGAGCCGCGCCGGTTCTCTCATCCGATCCGTACGCCGTTTGCTTCGTGCAGAGGAGGGATAGGACGGAATCGAGCGGCCGGTGGCTGCGCCGACGCCTGCACCGGTGTCTGAACGATGAGGACGGTAGCTCACCCCGCGGCGCTGGATATATGGCTTCGTATAGACTGTTTGTCGGTTGAGGGGAGAACGGGAGGTTGTCTCACAATGGAAGGACGTAAATACAGGCTGACCATTTCCGTAGCGTGGGTAATCGCGCTCGTGGTCGTGTTCGGGGCAGTGCTCGGCATCTCGTACAGGTACCACGGGCTGGTCGGAATGGGAATGGGCAACGCGTCGGCGGCGACGCTCGAGCCACCGCCGCAACTCGAATCGCTGCAGAACGCGTTCCAGACACTGGCCGAGCACGCCAAGCCTTCGGTGGTCAACATCAGCAGTGAGCAAGACGTGAAGGTGTCGCCTCGGGACTCCCGCGAGCAGGATGAGTTGCGCGAACGACTGCGGCGCTTGTTCGGCGATGAGTTTGACTTCCCGTCCCCGATGCCGATGCCGCCGACGCAGCCGCGCAGGAGCCTGGGCTCGGGCGTCATCATTGACGCGCAGGGCTGCATCCTGACCAGCGCGCACGTGGTCCGCGACGCCGACCGGGTGACGGTGACTCTCGCCGACGGGAAGGAGCTGAGGGCGGAGATCCTCGCCAGTGATCCGCAGACGGACCTGGCGGTAATCAAGATTGATTCCGCTGAGGCCAAGGCGCCGCTCGTGCCGGCAGCGCTGGGCAATGCGGACAACGAGAAGGTCGGCTCGTGGGTCATGGCTGTGGGGAGCCCGCTGGGGCTGGAGGAAACCATGACCGTCGGTGTCATCAGCGCGAAGAACCGAACCTTCCGTAACCCCAACGTGCAGGGCAAGCCATTCCGGGAGATGATACAGACCGACGCGGTTATCAACCCGGGTAACAGCGGCGGGCCGTTGCTCAACATCCGCGGAGAAGTCATCGCCATCAACACGCTCATCGTGAGCACTACCGGCTTCAACATCGGGCTGGGGTTCGCGATTCCCATCAACCCGGCAAATCGAAGTGTCATAGAGAGCCTGAAGGTTGGCGAGACGCCGACGCGCGGCCAGTTGGGCGTTTATATCCGCCCCGTGGACGAAGCGATTGCCAAGGAATACGGCGTCGAGGCAGGCGCATACGTCAATGAGGTGATGCCCGACAGCCCCGCGGCCAAGGCCGGCATCCAGGCCGAGGATATCATCGTCCAGTACGGCAAGAAGCAGGTCGACAACGAACAGGATCTGGTCCAGGCAGTGGAGGCCACAAAGCCCGGCGCGGAGGTGGACGTGACGGTCGTGCGCAACCGAGAACGCAAGACGATCCAGGTCGCGATCGGCCAGGTTTCGGCGGCGAAGGAAGTGACCGCAGCAGCCACGACGACCGGTAAGCTTGGGGTAACGGTGAGCGAGATCACACCTCAATTGACGGAGCAATACTCGCTCAAGGCAGACCACGGCGTCGTGGTGACGAAGCTTGACCCGAATGGCGAAGGCACGCGCGCGGGCATCCAGGAGGGCGACGTGATCGTCAAGATCAACCGCGTTGGAGTCGCCTCGGTGGCGGACTACGAAACTGCTGTTGACCAGTTGAAGCCGGGCGATGCCGTCGTCATCCGCGCAACGCGCGGCGAGCGAATTGTGACCCTTACGATCAGGAGCCTGGGGCAGTAGGGCTGGGCGGATCGAGTTGAGCCGTCCTGCTCGGGATTGAATGGGACGAATGACCGAATTGCGGCCGCGCTGGTCGGTTGCGTTGGCGCGGCCGCGGTGCTCGGACATCGGTGATCGCCGGAAGGCGATGGTGGCGATTGAGGTCAGCAGGCGATAGCTTGCGCAATAGACAACGGCGGGCGCGCGCGACCAGGGCTGGATAGGGGTTTACAGGAGGGCAGGAATCTGGTATAGTTTACGCAAGTGATGCGGGGTGGAGCAGTCTGGAAGCTCGTCGGGCTCATAACCCGAAGGTCGCTGGTTCGAATCCAGCCCCCGCTACCAGACCATTCATAACAGGCTCCGGCAGCTGGTAGGTGATATCCACCTCTAGACGCTCCGGAGCCAGTTTCATTTCCTGGACCCAGTTGCGCACCACGCGCTTCCGTTCAGCCGCGTCGCCCTGCTTCAGCGCCTTGAACGTCTGCCGGCCGTAGGCCATTGCGGTCCGTATGTCGATCTGCGGCGCCTCTCCCATAGGCACGTCTTGCCCCGCCAGAGCCCGGCGTTCGGTCAAGAGCTCCTCTAGGCGCGAGTTCGCCCATGCGGCGTCAGACAGGCCATCCTCGATCGCGCGACGGATGTTTGCGATCTTCGCGTCAATCGTCTCCAGCTTCTTGGCCGCGTTGGGGTCATGCCCCGTTGTGCTCTCGCAGATCCGCCGCAGCTCCTCGTTCGCCTCGCGAAGGAAACCCTTGGGGTCTGTGACCAGCGTCGCCAGGTCCGACAGCCCCTCTATGACTTCGCCCTCAATGTGATCCTGCTGGACGTACACGCCAGGGCCGCAGCCGCACCCTCGCCGATACGGCTGGCTGCCGCAGACGTAGTATCGGCCCTTCGGCGTCTTGAACCCGATCATGTTCGCACCGCAGCGCCCGCACTGGAACAGCCCGCCGCTGAGCAGGTAAGACGATCTGCGGCTCTTGCCGTAGCCGGCATCGAACGACTTCCTGTGCCTCCGCCTCGCTGCGGCGATGGCTCGCGCTTCGTCCTCGGAGATGATGGCAGGATGAGCATTCTCAACCACAAGCCATTCGCCGACCGGCTTCACCGTGCCGTTCTTCCGATGCACGTTCCACACGGCGTGTCCGCAATACTGAAGAAGCGCCTGAGGCTCTAGCAGCGAGTTCCAGGTCGAAACGCCCCAAAACCGGCGCCGCCGCGCCGGGATACCAGTCTGGTTACAGAAGTCGCGAAGCTCATCGAGGGACGCGCCGTTCGCCGCCAAATCGACGAGGCAATGGCGCACCCACTCGTGAAGCGGCCGCCCGGCAACGACGGTGTCCTCGAGCACCCAGATGGTCTTGACGATCGGGCGGTTCTTCGTCTCCTCCCCCCGAACGAGTTGCTGCGCCCGATAGCCCCACAGGGGCTGGCCGCCGTTCTTGTAGCACCATCCCGTCTCTTCGTCCCGGGTTTGGATATTCGCCCGGCAGCCCTTCCGGGTGTGGAAGGCCACCTCNNNNNNNNNNNNNNNNNNNNNNNNNNNNNNNNNNNNNNNNNNNNNNNNNNNNNNNNNNNNNNNNNNNNNNNNNNNNNNNNNNNNNNNNNNNNNNNNNNNNCGCTTCGCATCGTCAGGCTCCTCTCGAGCGTGGTCCAGCCGCAGAGTCTTGGCTTTTTCCTGGCCGAGACGGTCCAGGTAATCCATTCGCCGTCGGACAACGTCTAACCTCAGGGCGCTTGGCGCTGCGGCAGTCCGTCGGGTATAATCGTACGAGGAGGAGTACGAGGTTTGTCTCCGAGACAACGAGCGAGACGCCGTCTGGCATGGCGCCTGATCACGGTCGCGGCGTTCATGGTGGTCGCCCTCACGGCGCTGCTGGGTGGTGTGGTCGCCGGAGTGTATTCGAGCATGATGGAGGTGCTCCCTGCTCCGGGCGACATCACCGGCATCCGGCCCGCCGAAGGGGCCAAGATCTACTCGGGCGACGGCGTCCTGCTCGGGCGGGTCGCCAAGGAACACCGCGAGTTTCTATCCGTGACTGAGATCCCCACGGAACTCCAGCTCGCATCCATCGCCGTCGAGGACCGGCGGTTCTATCAGCATCACGGCGTAGATCCGAAAGGGATCGTAGCCGCCATTCGCGACAACGTTCTCGGTGGGCGTATCGTGCGCGGCGCCAGTACCATCACGCAGCAGCTTGCGCGGAACGTCTACCTCAGCCCCAAGCGCACCTTCGGCCGCAAGCTCCAAGAGATGATCCTCGCGCTCCAGATCGAGCGCACGTACTCGAAGGAGGAGATCCTCGAGCTGTACCTCAACCAGATGTACTATGGCAATGGCGCCTACGGCGTGCGCGTGGCTGCCGAGACGTACTTCGACAAGCCGGTGCAGAAACTCGACCTCGCACAGTGCGCCTTGCTCGCGGGCATTCCGCAGCGGCCCAACGACTTCAATCCGTTTCTCGACCCCGACGCCGCCACGGTCAGGCGCGACGAAGTGCTGCGCAAGATGCGCGATGAGGGATACGTCACCGCGGCGGAGGCGGACAAAGCGGTAGAGCAGCCGCTTGGCCTGGGAGAGCCCAAGCGACCGC
Proteins encoded in this region:
- a CDS encoding trypsin-like peptidase domain-containing protein, producing MEGRKYRLTISVAWVIALVVVFGAVLGISYRYHGLVGMGMGNASAATLEPPPQLESLQNAFQTLAEHAKPSVVNISSEQDVKVSPRDSREQDELRERLRRLFGDEFDFPSPMPMPPTQPRRSLGSGVIIDAQGCILTSAHVVRDADRVTVTLADGKELRAEILASDPQTDLAVIKIDSAEAKAPLVPAALGNADNEKVGSWVMAVGSPLGLEETMTVGVISAKNRTFRNPNVQGKPFREMIQTDAVINPGNSGGPLLNIRGEVIAINTLIVSTTGFNIGLGFAIPINPANRSVIESLKVGETPTRGQLGVYIRPVDEAIAKEYGVEAGAYVNEVMPDSPAAKAGIQAEDIIVQYGKKQVDNEQDLVQAVEATKPGAEVDVTVVRNRERKTIQVAIGQVSAAKEVTAAATTTGKLGVTVSEITPQLTEQYSLKADHGVVVTKLDPNGEGTRAGIQEGDVIVKINRVGVASVADYETAVDQLKPGDAVVIRATRGERIVTLTIRSLGQ
- a CDS encoding AIR synthase family protein, with product MAEEHEERAPQSGHLKAGKVPAALLERLLARIPRTDRRVVLWPAVGEDAAAIAFGEKLLIAKTDPITFAADLIGWYAVHVNANDIATCGAIPRWFMATVLLPEGATADMAQAIFDQIVDACDGADIAVVGGHSEVTPQVARPVVVGCMLGEVERDGLVRTGGARPGDALVLTKGVAVEGTAVLAREAADELRARGVPQDELRAARQFLFSPGISVVREAAILAGGGGASAMHDPTEGGLATGLAEMAVAGGHGLRVNEDAILILPECRAICGALELDPLGLIASGSLLAAVPPARAYRAVGELEQAGIAAAVIGEVRPREDGLVMDSARGARPLPQFERDELARYFGAGDA
- a CDS encoding glycosyltransferase family 2 protein, with the protein product MAYGRYPIKVSAIIPSYNEERQIGTVLSVVREADVLDEILVVDDGSTDRTLEMLPIGNGVRALRLPHNRGKGGAMWAGAESTDADILVFLDADLVGLRPEHLRIMLEPVASGEADMSVGVFRHGRYWTDLAQKLAPYISGQRAIRREMFLSVPEVRAARSGVEVALTHFARVNSWRVTWVTLAGITHVMKEEKMGALRGVRARLGMYREIAHYMCWARCRSRAGSLIRSVRRLLRAEEG